Proteins encoded by one window of Dialister pneumosintes:
- the tadA gene encoding tRNA adenosine(34) deaminase TadA encodes MTDEEYMILAINEAEKAFDKGEIPIGAVVTYKGAIIATAHNEREHTTDPTSHAEIVALRKAAQMLERWRLTGCTLYVTIEPCPMCAGAILNARIDRIVYGASDRKYGAIKSVFHLCDTDVLNHHVEVKDGVLSERCKQLMDSFFSLCR; translated from the coding sequence ATGACAGATGAAGAGTATATGATTCTTGCTATTAATGAAGCAGAAAAAGCTTTTGATAAGGGTGAGATACCGATTGGTGCTGTAGTTACGTATAAGGGAGCTATTATTGCAACGGCACATAATGAACGGGAACATACAACAGATCCAACCTCTCATGCAGAAATTGTGGCACTTAGAAAAGCTGCTCAAATGCTTGAAAGGTGGCGTTTGACCGGGTGTACACTTTATGTTACGATAGAGCCGTGTCCTATGTGTGCAGGTGCCATATTGAATGCACGAATTGATCGTATAGTATATGGTGCTTCTGATAGAAAATATGGGGCAATTAAATCAGTATTTCATCTTTGTGATACAGATGTTTTAAATCATCACGTAGAAGTAAAGGATGGAGTTCTTTCTGAGCGGTGTAAACAGCTTATGGATAGTTTTTTCTCTTTATGCCGATAA
- the rpmA gene encoding 50S ribosomal protein L27 has protein sequence MLQFNLQLFAHKKGVSSTKNGRDSRSQRLGTKMHDGQIAKCGNILVRQRGTHIHPGLNVGIGRDDTLFALAAGKVRYERLGRDRRQVSVYPVTE, from the coding sequence ATGTTACAGTTTAATCTCCAGTTATTTGCTCATAAAAAAGGTGTTTCCAGTACTAAAAACGGTCGTGACTCTCGCTCACAAAGACTTGGAACCAAGATGCATGATGGTCAAATTGCTAAATGTGGCAATATTTTAGTTCGCCAGAGAGGTACCCATATTCATCCGGGATTGAATGTAGGTATTGGTAGAGATGACACTTTATTTGCACTTGCTGCAGGCAAGGTAAGATATGAACGTCTTGGAAGAGACAGAAGACAGGTAAGTGTTTATCCGGTAACTGAATAA
- a CDS encoding AI-2E family transporter has translation MIKTSSEFWLRITVVIFFVGIILLVPSILFPFAISLILSILLTPIAEFIHKGIVKIGLKRFPYDLSIGISFITFIAILYLMIIHILLPFITEAKLFLNSLSAALEEIQSVVPVLIEKYDMRFVPPEMQQLVSNIVNYIGTYTLRIAQFSLVAIFSVASTLIEMIAVPFITFYMMKKGSTFKNAIASLFPVQYQSHLTRLMEEMYGMLCAYVRGQLILSVLMAFVIFLGMIVLGIPYPLVIGLLAGVVELIPIIGPIVGAIPPMLLGLLQSSSVMIKVIIFYVIVQQLDAHIIMPKLMGSVIKVHPVAIIAGVLIGGHLYGIIGMMAAVPVLAIVQVIIRHMWFYDYYKVVN, from the coding sequence ATGATAAAAACAAGCTCTGAGTTTTGGCTTAGGATTACAGTGGTCATATTTTTTGTGGGAATCATATTATTGGTTCCTTCCATTTTATTTCCATTTGCGATTTCTTTAATATTATCTATATTACTTACCCCTATAGCTGAGTTTATTCATAAAGGTATAGTTAAAATAGGACTAAAAAGATTTCCTTATGATTTATCTATTGGAATATCATTTATAACTTTCATCGCTATTCTGTATTTAATGATTATTCATATTTTGCTTCCTTTTATAACAGAAGCTAAGTTATTCTTGAATAGTCTTTCTGCTGCTTTGGAGGAAATTCAAAGTGTAGTTCCTGTTCTTATTGAAAAGTATGATATGCGGTTTGTTCCTCCTGAAATGCAGCAATTAGTTAGCAATATTGTTAATTACATTGGTACTTATACATTGCGAATTGCACAGTTTAGCTTAGTGGCCATTTTTTCTGTAGCAAGCACTTTAATAGAAATGATTGCAGTTCCTTTTATTACTTTTTACATGATGAAAAAGGGAAGTACATTTAAGAATGCCATAGCAAGTTTGTTTCCTGTTCAATATCAATCTCATTTAACTCGTTTGATGGAAGAAATGTATGGGATGTTATGTGCATATGTTAGAGGTCAATTAATATTATCAGTATTAATGGCATTTGTAATTTTTTTGGGAATGATAGTATTAGGAATTCCCTATCCTTTGGTTATCGGATTATTAGCCGGAGTTGTAGAGTTGATACCTATTATAGGTCCTATTGTTGGTGCTATACCTCCAATGCTCTTAGGGTTGTTACAAAGTTCCTCAGTTATGATTAAAGTTATTATTTTTTATGTTATAGTTCAACAATTGGATGCTCATATTATTATGCCTAAATTAATGGGAAGTGTTATTAAGGTGCATCCGGTAGCTATTATTGCTGGAGTATTAATTGGTGGACATCTGTACGGGATTATTGGAATGATGGCAGCGGTACCTGTTTTAGCTATAGTACAAGTTATTATTAGACATATGTGGTTTTATGATTATTACAAGGTTGTTAATTGA
- a CDS encoding rhodanese-like domain-containing protein: protein MGFYKKITAQEAKIMMDTTPVTIVDVRTKSEYKQGHIPHAILVNNEDIGNQMPTELPNKNATLLVYCRSGVRSAEASQKLLHLGYTCIYDFGGILSWPYTVEKGD from the coding sequence ATGGGATTCTATAAAAAAATTACGGCACAAGAAGCGAAGATTATGATGGATACTACTCCTGTAACAATTGTAGATGTTCGTACAAAATCCGAGTATAAACAAGGACACATTCCTCATGCGATATTAGTAAATAATGAAGATATAGGAAATCAAATGCCTACAGAGCTTCCAAATAAGAATGCAACTCTTTTAGTGTATTGTAGAAGCGGTGTTAGAAGTGCCGAAGCTTCTCAAAAATTATTACATTTAGGTTATACATGTATATATGATTTTGGTGGTATTTTAAGTTGGCCTTACACGGTTGAAAAAGGTGATTAA
- the rplU gene encoding 50S ribosomal protein L21, with the protein MYAIIKTGGKQYCVEEGKSITIEKIDAQVGEDVAFEEVLLVSGDEMKVGQPTVAGAKVTGKVVEHGKGKKIRIFKYKAKSNYRRRQGHRQPYTLVKIEKIEG; encoded by the coding sequence ATGTACGCTATTATCAAAACAGGTGGTAAGCAGTATTGCGTAGAAGAAGGCAAGAGCATTACCATTGAAAAGATTGATGCTCAGGTAGGAGAAGATGTAGCATTTGAAGAAGTTCTTCTCGTTTCCGGAGATGAAATGAAGGTAGGACAACCCACTGTTGCAGGTGCTAAAGTAACCGGCAAAGTTGTTGAACATGGTAAAGGAAAGAAAATTCGTATTTTCAAATACAAGGCTAAATCCAACTACCGTCGTCGTCAGGGACATCGTCAACCATATACACTTGTAAAGATTGAAAAGATTGAAGGATAA
- the dtd gene encoding D-aminoacyl-tRNA deacylase, with amino-acid sequence MRAVIQRCACCEVLSEGQLVGSVGQGLVIFLGIKKGDTIKDGIYIADKIMNLRIFEDEEGKLNKSILDVDGELMIVSQFTLYGDCRHGRRPSFFDAEEPLKANKLYEDVVTYCREKGISVKTGKFQTMMNVKLDNIGPVTILLDSEKVF; translated from the coding sequence ATGAGAGCAGTTATCCAACGATGTGCATGTTGTGAAGTTTTGTCGGAAGGACAATTAGTAGGGAGTGTAGGACAAGGTCTGGTTATATTTTTAGGAATAAAAAAAGGAGATACAATTAAGGATGGAATTTACATTGCTGATAAAATTATGAACTTACGTATTTTTGAAGATGAAGAGGGAAAGCTTAATAAATCCATTCTTGATGTTGATGGAGAGCTTATGATTGTATCTCAATTTACATTATATGGAGATTGTAGACATGGAAGAAGACCCAGTTTTTTTGATGCAGAAGAACCATTAAAAGCTAATAAATTGTATGAGGATGTAGTGACTTATTGCCGAGAAAAAGGGATAAGTGTAAAGACAGGTAAATTTCAAACTATGATGAATGTTAAACTTGATAATATAGGACCGGTTACTATTTTATTGGACAGTGAAAAAGTATTTTAA
- a CDS encoding trimeric intracellular cation channel family protein — MITFDIFDIMGIIAFAFSGTVVGITKRMDIFGITVLAVITAVGGGIIRDVLVGIIPPYTLIHPYGVILSILTAFIVCFLFETIKFTKTGKKIIKIIYDISDSLGLASFTVTGAITGLTLYPNYWILPTLLALITAVGGGILRDILAHRVPVILKTDVYALASILGGILITLLWNITTIDVASWCGFIFVVLLRICVIHFNWQLHRPKPSHIIFKL; from the coding sequence ATGATTACATTTGATATATTCGACATTATGGGTATTATTGCTTTCGCTTTTTCAGGAACAGTAGTCGGTATTACAAAACGCATGGATATTTTCGGAATTACCGTTTTAGCTGTAATAACTGCTGTAGGCGGTGGTATCATACGAGATGTACTGGTCGGTATTATTCCTCCATATACCTTAATTCATCCTTATGGTGTCATCCTTTCTATTCTTACTGCATTTATAGTTTGTTTTCTTTTTGAAACAATAAAATTTACAAAAACCGGTAAAAAAATCATTAAAATAATTTATGATATCTCAGATTCACTTGGACTTGCCTCTTTTACTGTAACAGGTGCGATAACAGGCTTAACCTTATATCCTAATTATTGGATTTTACCCACTCTCTTAGCACTCATTACTGCTGTAGGTGGCGGCATTCTTCGCGATATTTTAGCACATCGAGTTCCTGTCATATTAAAAACGGATGTATATGCACTTGCTTCCATTTTAGGGGGTATACTTATTACATTACTATGGAATATTACAACGATAGATGTAGCATCTTGGTGTGGATTTATTTTTGTTGTATTATTGAGAATATGTGTTATTCATTTTAATTGGCAACTACACCGACCAAAACCTAGCCACATCATATTTAAACTATAA
- a CDS encoding DUF4127 family protein, whose translation MKFNKLFASLVAVSLSIINIHVSAKTILLVPQDNRPVSLAYTVSTAEKAGYTVLTPPEQYLSTNHHQGLPELIWSWIDNNIEKADAAVISTDTLIYGGLVDSRKHTDSIDKLMYREKRIQQLHEKFPQKPIYAFGTIMRTPYASNTGVEPYYYTKYGPTIYHIAVLQDKLDKVGLTPNEEKQLTQLKASIPTEYLQDWFNRREKNNAITQNLIKYTKDNIFTYFCLGLDDSTVYSQSAMEARYLKNDFKNLSENKLGAFPGADQLALLLIARYHVDDNQLSPTFNIIYPLGRGEDTIPSYESQPVGKTIAQHITAVGGTININTPDIVLAANTPLFTTKESGQFANFKMSKPSTKEFVASIKNTINKGTPVSIMDIYFANGSDNTLMGLLSDNELLYKVASYNGWNTASNTIGYSIAQAILAPSMSKQNHKNMLIEQYIDNWAYQANVRKNLYQLSDKYTSKTKKERISPIIEQELIAEIQEFAEKKMNLNPSTISAKFPWSRLFEIHALVSNKPVYPKILTIAEQERIAEEKRLAEEKEKQEALKQKENNSQEENFSTQKVEID comes from the coding sequence GTGAAATTTAATAAATTATTTGCATCTTTAGTTGCTGTTTCATTAAGCATAATCAACATACATGTATCAGCTAAAACGATTCTTTTAGTACCACAAGATAATCGTCCCGTAAGTTTAGCTTATACCGTATCTACTGCCGAAAAAGCAGGATATACGGTATTAACTCCTCCGGAGCAGTATTTATCTACTAACCATCATCAGGGACTCCCTGAACTAATATGGTCTTGGATAGACAATAACATTGAAAAAGCGGATGCTGCAGTTATATCCACGGACACATTAATTTACGGTGGATTAGTTGATTCTAGAAAACATACAGATTCCATCGATAAATTAATGTACCGTGAAAAAAGAATTCAACAACTTCATGAAAAATTTCCACAAAAACCTATATATGCTTTTGGAACAATTATGCGTACCCCTTATGCATCTAACACAGGAGTTGAACCTTATTATTATACAAAATACGGTCCTACTATTTATCATATAGCTGTATTACAAGATAAATTAGATAAAGTAGGCTTAACTCCCAATGAAGAAAAACAACTTACTCAATTAAAAGCATCTATTCCTACTGAATATTTGCAAGATTGGTTTAATAGACGTGAGAAAAATAATGCAATTACCCAAAATTTAATAAAATATACAAAAGATAATATATTTACATATTTTTGTTTAGGACTTGATGATAGTACCGTATATTCACAATCCGCGATGGAAGCTAGATATTTAAAAAATGACTTCAAGAATCTATCAGAAAATAAATTAGGAGCTTTTCCAGGTGCCGATCAATTAGCACTTCTTCTTATTGCAAGATATCATGTGGACGACAATCAATTATCCCCTACCTTTAATATTATCTATCCTTTAGGACGTGGAGAAGACACGATTCCCAGCTATGAAAGTCAACCGGTAGGTAAAACGATTGCACAACATATAACGGCAGTAGGCGGAACTATAAATATAAACACTCCGGATATAGTACTTGCTGCCAATACACCTCTTTTCACTACGAAAGAATCTGGCCAATTTGCCAATTTTAAAATGAGCAAACCCAGTACTAAAGAGTTTGTTGCCAGTATAAAAAACACCATTAATAAAGGGACTCCTGTTTCTATTATGGATATTTATTTTGCCAATGGCTCTGATAACACATTAATGGGGCTTCTCTCTGACAATGAACTATTATATAAAGTAGCTTCTTACAATGGTTGGAATACTGCCAGCAATACTATCGGATACTCTATTGCCCAAGCTATCTTAGCCCCTTCTATGAGCAAACAGAATCACAAAAATATGTTAATTGAGCAATACATTGATAATTGGGCATACCAGGCAAATGTACGCAAAAACTTATATCAACTATCCGATAAATATACTTCAAAAACAAAAAAAGAACGAATCAGTCCCATTATTGAGCAAGAATTAATAGCTGAAATACAAGAATTCGCAGAAAAGAAAATGAACCTTAATCCATCAACTATTTCGGCTAAGTTCCCCTGGTCCAGATTGTTTGAAATTCATGCACTTGTCTCTAATAAACCTGTATATCCAAAAATTTTAACAATAGCAGAACAAGAACGTATTGCAGAAGAAAAACGTTTGGCTGAAGAGAAAGAAAAACAAGAGGCACTTAAACAAAAAGAGAATAATTCCCAAGAAGAAAACTTTTCTACGCAAAAAGTAGAAATTGATTGA
- the recJ gene encoding single-stranded-DNA-specific exonuclease RecJ, whose amino-acid sequence MNKTSIKTYKNGNFIWKYNTSESLTPDFFQKENISFNVAHILYKRGINTEEKLYHFRYDTLSNLANPFLMKDMHAAVERIIKAINQQESIVIYGDYDVDGITSTSILYRFLKKEGASVDFYIPNREKEGYGLNQQAIEQLAVQGTQLLITVDNGIAASDLIASAPKSMDFIITDHHMVPDKIPDAVAVINPHQEDCSYPYEDLAGCGVAFSVCRALSLAMHKQDYVDDVELVAMGTIADVVSLTGENRIFVKEGLKRLQSTSIVGIRALLEAAGIVKPDEDKKISVEDISFGLAPRLNASGRIAHAKLGVELMIASTMTEATSIAKSLCDVNIKRQAIEREIYKEALARLHELQLESSSVMVIDGHNWNSGVIGISASRILEQYNRPVLMITIKDGIGKGSCRSTPNFDIYQALKVHENLLIQLGGHKMAAGFSIQEENIPLFREAINLYAQKNFKEEDFVPELEIEQIMPLSEMTTEFIKELEILEPCGCDNPRPLFASEGLSVLETKHIGKDNKHFKCLLEQDSSFVQGIFWNIGIDSPCKIGDSISIVYRPEIHEWRGEHVQLICRDIALNKEQVSLNRDKLVKFYLGIKNKLKIGINSVTFTELEVINIFDTDFSRKEMQLMFCVFEEIGLIRKEAYKKETYYTYIPSTKKLDLTVSPTFCKYSFRE is encoded by the coding sequence ATGAATAAAACTTCTATAAAAACATATAAAAATGGAAATTTTATATGGAAATACAATACATCAGAAAGTTTAACTCCGGATTTTTTTCAAAAAGAAAATATATCTTTTAATGTAGCTCATATTTTATATAAGAGAGGTATTAACACTGAAGAAAAACTTTATCATTTTAGATATGATACTCTTTCCAATTTGGCAAACCCTTTTCTTATGAAAGATATGCATGCTGCAGTTGAACGCATTATAAAAGCTATAAATCAACAAGAATCTATTGTTATTTATGGTGACTATGACGTAGACGGTATTACATCTACATCTATTTTATATCGTTTTTTAAAAAAAGAAGGTGCTTCTGTTGATTTTTATATACCTAATAGAGAAAAAGAAGGTTATGGATTAAATCAACAGGCTATAGAACAGTTAGCCGTGCAAGGGACTCAGTTATTAATTACTGTGGATAATGGCATTGCAGCGTCTGATCTAATTGCTTCTGCACCTAAGTCAATGGATTTTATTATTACAGATCATCATATGGTTCCGGATAAGATTCCGGATGCGGTAGCGGTTATTAATCCACATCAAGAAGATTGTTCTTATCCTTATGAAGACTTGGCTGGATGTGGAGTGGCATTCAGTGTTTGTCGAGCTTTATCTTTAGCTATGCATAAACAGGATTATGTAGATGATGTAGAATTGGTTGCCATGGGGACTATTGCTGATGTGGTATCGCTTACCGGAGAAAATAGAATTTTTGTTAAAGAGGGACTTAAAAGATTACAATCTACATCTATTGTAGGAATACGAGCACTTTTAGAAGCTGCCGGTATTGTAAAGCCGGATGAAGATAAGAAAATTTCAGTAGAAGATATATCTTTTGGGTTAGCTCCTAGACTCAACGCTTCAGGGAGAATTGCTCATGCTAAGTTAGGGGTAGAGTTGATGATAGCATCCACCATGACAGAAGCGACATCTATTGCTAAATCGTTATGTGATGTAAATATCAAAAGACAAGCTATTGAAAGAGAAATTTATAAAGAGGCATTAGCTCGATTACACGAGCTGCAGTTAGAAAGCAGCTCTGTCATGGTTATCGATGGACATAATTGGAATTCGGGAGTTATTGGGATTTCAGCATCTAGAATTTTAGAGCAATATAATAGACCGGTTCTTATGATTACTATTAAAGATGGGATAGGTAAAGGTTCTTGTCGCAGTACTCCAAATTTTGATATCTATCAGGCACTTAAAGTTCATGAAAATTTATTAATTCAACTTGGTGGGCATAAGATGGCAGCAGGCTTTAGTATTCAGGAAGAAAACATTCCTTTATTTAGGGAAGCCATTAATTTGTATGCACAAAAGAATTTTAAGGAAGAAGATTTTGTACCTGAATTAGAAATAGAGCAAATCATGCCTTTATCAGAAATGACTACAGAATTTATTAAAGAGTTAGAAATTTTGGAACCGTGTGGGTGTGATAATCCACGCCCTCTTTTTGCAAGCGAAGGACTTTCCGTTTTAGAAACAAAACATATTGGGAAAGATAATAAGCATTTTAAGTGTTTATTGGAACAGGACTCGTCTTTCGTACAAGGAATATTCTGGAATATTGGAATAGATTCTCCATGTAAAATAGGTGACTCTATATCTATAGTATATAGACCCGAAATTCATGAGTGGAGAGGTGAGCATGTACAGTTAATTTGTCGTGATATTGCTTTAAATAAGGAACAAGTTTCTCTTAATAGAGATAAATTGGTAAAGTTTTACTTGGGAATAAAAAATAAACTAAAAATAGGAATTAATTCTGTAACATTTACAGAACTTGAAGTAATAAATATATTTGATACAGATTTTTCTAGAAAAGAAATGCAATTAATGTTTTGTGTTTTTGAAGAAATAGGGCTAATAAGAAAAGAGGCATATAAAAAAGAAACGTATTATACCTATATTCCTTCTACAAAAAAGTTAGATTTAACTGTATCACCTACGTTTTGTAAATATTCATTTAGAGAGTGA
- a CDS encoding RelA/SpoT family protein: MEQNKDTRYEVIKQSKSQDLLEEVLHTDASASTLADFLINENHVNDNSSKEKDFDKEITIWYQRLIDRVSSYITDRNALKKIEEAYKLAKKAHAGQVRASNEPYIIHPISVAYILAGLQMDLSGIIAAILHDVVEDTEYTLTDIEKYFGKEIAFLVDGVTKLSSFYYANKEDQQLENFRKMFLAMAKDIRVVVIKLADRLHNMRTLGVFRREKQQRIAQETLEIYAPLAHRLGIYNIKWELEDLCFHYLHPEEYYDLVRQMKQKRRVREEIVEETMKVLKERLDKEHIHAKVTGRPKHFYSIYKKMKKGKKELSQIYDLYAVRVIVDTIPQCYGVLGLVHSLWKPLPNRFKDYIAVPKPNLYQSLHTTIIGTQGQPVEIQIRTWGMHHVSEYGVAAHWQYKEGSTSSSKDFNSKITWLRHILEWQDTSNPKEFMNAIKLDVFSDEVFVFTPKGDVVNLPQGSIPIDFAYRIHTEVGNHCIGAKINNKIVPLDTKLKNGDIVSIITSNSAKPSYDWLSMVGATESKTKIRSWFKHENREENISRGLEALIKEAERAGYVWKELATKSRLEEMAKKLNVMSVDDMLSSIGYGGITSRNAFLSLLNIYKKETKILETTVGDTTAKALELLNTEQKRKKASLKGILVKGESSLDVHLAKCCSPVPGDKIIGYITRGRGVTIHRVDCSNLSHMQDIERLVDANWEQQTVGTFQVMISVVSYDRNGFMTDVLATLSDMKTSVSAANVQVNDNGITHMKLGIQIRDLQQLEFIMTKIRRIKGVHSVERLQGKRGTKL, encoded by the coding sequence ATGGAACAAAATAAAGATACACGATATGAAGTAATCAAACAATCTAAATCTCAAGATTTATTAGAAGAAGTTTTGCATACAGATGCTTCTGCATCTACATTGGCTGATTTTCTTATTAATGAAAATCATGTAAATGATAACTCTTCAAAAGAAAAAGATTTCGATAAAGAAATTACGATTTGGTACCAACGACTTATTGATAGAGTATCTTCTTATATAACAGATAGAAATGCGTTAAAAAAGATAGAAGAAGCTTATAAATTAGCAAAGAAAGCACATGCAGGACAAGTGCGAGCCAGTAATGAGCCTTATATCATACATCCGATATCTGTTGCTTATATTTTAGCTGGTTTGCAGATGGATTTATCCGGAATTATTGCGGCCATTCTTCATGATGTAGTTGAGGACACCGAATATACATTAACCGATATAGAAAAATATTTTGGAAAAGAAATAGCTTTTTTGGTTGATGGTGTAACTAAATTATCTAGCTTTTATTATGCAAATAAAGAAGATCAACAACTGGAGAATTTCAGAAAAATGTTTCTGGCAATGGCTAAGGATATTCGTGTTGTAGTTATTAAGTTAGCAGATCGTCTTCATAACATGAGAACGTTAGGTGTGTTTAGAAGAGAAAAACAACAGCGTATTGCACAGGAAACTTTAGAAATTTATGCACCGTTGGCACATCGTCTCGGAATTTACAATATAAAGTGGGAATTGGAAGATTTATGTTTTCATTATCTTCATCCGGAAGAATATTATGACTTAGTTCGACAAATGAAACAAAAACGTCGTGTTCGAGAAGAAATTGTTGAAGAAACGATGAAAGTTTTAAAGGAGCGGTTAGATAAAGAACATATTCATGCTAAAGTTACAGGTAGACCAAAGCATTTTTATAGTATCTATAAAAAGATGAAGAAAGGAAAAAAAGAGTTATCACAGATTTATGATTTATATGCAGTTCGTGTTATTGTAGATACAATACCGCAATGCTATGGTGTACTTGGACTAGTACATTCTTTATGGAAACCTTTACCTAACCGTTTTAAAGATTATATTGCTGTGCCTAAGCCAAATTTATATCAATCATTGCATACTACAATTATTGGGACGCAAGGGCAACCGGTTGAAATACAAATTCGAACATGGGGAATGCATCATGTATCAGAGTATGGTGTTGCAGCACATTGGCAATATAAAGAAGGAAGCACATCTTCTTCCAAAGATTTTAATTCTAAAATAACTTGGTTGCGTCATATTTTAGAGTGGCAAGACACAAGCAACCCTAAGGAATTTATGAATGCAATTAAACTGGATGTATTCTCTGATGAGGTTTTTGTTTTTACTCCTAAAGGAGATGTCGTTAATCTTCCACAAGGTTCTATTCCTATTGATTTTGCTTACCGTATTCATACAGAAGTAGGTAATCATTGTATTGGTGCTAAAATCAACAATAAAATAGTACCTTTGGATACAAAGTTGAAAAATGGTGATATTGTATCTATTATTACTTCTAATTCTGCCAAACCAAGTTATGATTGGCTGAGTATGGTAGGAGCTACAGAAAGTAAAACTAAAATACGAAGTTGGTTTAAACATGAAAACAGAGAAGAAAATATTTCACGTGGATTAGAAGCACTCATAAAAGAGGCGGAACGAGCCGGTTATGTATGGAAAGAATTGGCGACCAAGAGCCGATTGGAGGAAATGGCAAAAAAATTAAATGTCATGTCTGTAGATGATATGTTATCTTCTATTGGATATGGCGGAATTACTTCTCGTAATGCATTCTTGAGTCTTCTTAATATCTATAAAAAAGAAACAAAAATACTAGAGACTACAGTAGGCGATACAACAGCTAAAGCTTTAGAACTACTTAATACAGAACAAAAAAGAAAAAAAGCATCGCTTAAAGGGATATTGGTAAAAGGAGAATCTTCTTTAGATGTCCATTTGGCCAAATGTTGTAGTCCTGTTCCGGGTGATAAAATAATTGGATATATAACAAGAGGTAGGGGTGTTACTATTCATAGAGTAGATTGTTCTAATTTATCTCATATGCAGGATATTGAACGTCTAGTTGATGCAAACTGGGAACAGCAGACGGTAGGGACATTCCAAGTTATGATTTCAGTAGTAAGTTATGACCGAAATGGATTTATGACAGATGTTTTAGCTACTTTAAGTGATATGAAGACTTCTGTTTCAGCCGCTAATGTACAAGTAAATGATAATGGTATTACACATATGAAATTGGGAATTCAAATTAGAGACTTACAGCAGCTTGAATTTATTATGACCAAAATAAGAAGAATTAAAGGTGTTCATTCTGTTGAGAGACTCCAGGGGAAACGGGGAACTAAGTTATGA
- a CDS encoding ribosomal-processing cysteine protease Prp, translating to MITVETWSKPEAFISKFRITGHAEAEDEQLGYDLVCASVSSIALTAAFGIKNVLHKQGVYKSDSGYLLVDLGKESDSYTEVIIQTMLNGLTEVQKQFPERIIMKNHRR from the coding sequence ATGATTACTGTAGAGACTTGGAGTAAACCGGAGGCCTTTATCTCAAAGTTCCGTATTACAGGTCATGCGGAAGCGGAAGATGAACAACTCGGTTATGATCTTGTATGTGCTTCTGTCTCATCTATTGCTTTAACAGCAGCATTTGGTATTAAAAATGTTTTGCATAAACAAGGCGTTTATAAAAGTGATAGTGGATATCTCTTAGTAGATCTTGGAAAAGAAAGTGACAGTTATACAGAAGTCATTATACAAACTATGCTTAATGGTCTTACAGAAGTACAAAAACAATTTCCAGAACGAATTATAATGAAAAACCATAGGAGGTGA
- a CDS encoding Fur family transcriptional regulator, with protein MKKSTVMNTLKKRIREHKYKFTTQRQIILQAFLTSKNNHLSAEDIYEMVKGENPDIGLATVYRSLELFTSLDLVKKLDFGDGRSRYELNDHNLSHSHHHLICLGCGRVIEFNSDFIEATREKIKGKNGFNIVDYQLKFYGYCKECQITHPEYADKE; from the coding sequence ATGAAAAAGTCAACAGTTATGAATACTTTGAAGAAACGGATTAGAGAACATAAGTATAAATTTACTACACAGAGACAAATTATATTGCAAGCATTTCTTACCAGCAAAAATAACCATTTAAGTGCAGAGGATATTTATGAAATGGTTAAAGGTGAAAATCCTGATATTGGACTTGCGACGGTATATCGTTCTTTAGAGTTATTTACTTCTTTAGATTTAGTAAAGAAACTTGATTTTGGGGATGGAAGAAGTCGATATGAACTGAATGATCATAATTTATCTCACTCTCATCATCATTTAATATGCCTTGGATGTGGAAGAGTTATAGAATTTAATTCCGATTTTATTGAAGCAACTAGAGAAAAGATAAAAGGTAAAAATGGATTTAATATTGTTGACTATCAATTAAAATTTTATGGATACTGCAAAGAGTGCCAAATAACACATCCAGAATATGCAGATAAAGAGTAG